The nucleotide sequence GGGCCCGATGCTGAACTTCGGCGACTTCGCCCGCTACGGCAAGTCGTTCCGCCAGGTCAAGCGCGGCAACTTCTGGGGTCTGCCGGTGAACTTCCTCTTCTTCTCGATCCTGACGGTCATCACGGCTGCGGCGACGGTCCCCGTGTTCGGGGAGCTCATCGTCGATCCGATCCACACGGTCGAGGCGATCGGGACGCCGTTCGCGATCCTGCTCGGCGGGCTCACGTTCGTCACCGCGACCGTCGGCATCAACATCGTGGCGAACTTCATCTCGCCGGCATTCGACTTCTCCAACGTCGCACCGCAGAAGATCTCGTGGCGCATGGGCGGAATGATCGCCGCGGTCGGCTCGGTGTTCCTGATGCCGTGGAACTGGTATTCGAACGCGGATGCGATCCACTACTCGCTGGGGGTGCTGGCCGCGCTCATCGGCCCGCTGTTCGGGCTGCTCATCGCCGGCTACTACATCGCGGCGCGACAGCGGATCAAGACCGACGCGATGTTCACGATGGACGAGAGCGGTCCGTACTGGTACCGGAAGGGCTACAACCCCAACGCCCTGAAGACGCTGCTGGCCGCCGGCATCCCCACGGTGCTCATCGCGATCTTCCCGAAGCTGTTCGCGGACCTCGGCCTCTTCGACGTCGCCTGGATCAGCAACTACACGTGGTTCATCGGGTGCGGGCTGGGGTACTTCCTGTTCGTGCTCTTCGAGCGCCTCGACCCGCGGGTGCCGACCTTCGAGGGGGAGACCGACGGGATCTCCGACGGCACGACCGACGGCGCGGCGGCGACGGCCGCGTCGGAGCCGCCCGCGGTCTCGTCCGAGATCCCCGTGGTCGCCGAGGACAAGGCGTGAGGATCACCCTCGTCAACCCCAACACCTCCCGGGCGATGACCGCGAAGATCGCGGCCGCCGCCCGGGAGGTCGCGGGGCCCGAGGTCGAGGTCGTCGCCGTCTGCCCCGACGAGGGGCGGGGGGCGATCGAGAGCCACGTCGACGAGGCGTTCGCCGCCGTCGCGGTGGTCGAGCTGATTGAACGCGACCTCGCGGACGGGGGCAGCGACGCGTACGTCATCGCATGCTTCGGCGACCCGGGGCTCGATGCGGCGCGCGAACTG is from Microbacterium sp. LWH3-1.2 and encodes:
- a CDS encoding NCS1 family nucleobase:cation symporter-1, which produces MTPTPEQAAAAPPTAPQDIVEAAGHPVGSGNMKPEYDPRLANEDLAPLRTQKWSWYNIFAFWMSDVHSVGGYVTAGSLFALGIAAWQVLVALVVGIVIVQVFTNLVAKPSQKTGVPYPVVNRAIFGIKGANIPAIIRGIIAIAWYGVQTFLAAESLNIIFLKFVPGSEALLEVGFLGLSALGWISYTILWIAQVALFWNGMEVIRRFIDWAGPAVYVVMIILAVYLVSEAGWENINLNLSDPDAAPTDFWGTIGLMAMAVSIVVAYFSGPMLNFGDFARYGKSFRQVKRGNFWGLPVNFLFFSILTVITAAATVPVFGELIVDPIHTVEAIGTPFAILLGGLTFVTATVGINIVANFISPAFDFSNVAPQKISWRMGGMIAAVGSVFLMPWNWYSNADAIHYSLGVLAALIGPLFGLLIAGYYIAARQRIKTDAMFTMDESGPYWYRKGYNPNALKTLLAAGIPTVLIAIFPKLFADLGLFDVAWISNYTWFIGCGLGYFLFVLFERLDPRVPTFEGETDGISDGTTDGAAATAASEPPAVSSEIPVVAEDKA